In the genome of Paenibacillus pabuli, one region contains:
- a CDS encoding 5' nucleotidase, NT5C type encodes MKKPIIAVDMDDTICHLVKRAIYHNNINFPTHPLRYEDMIHWDTSHMRHPECTHDVFYGRPGLFEELEIYDEYVVEEVEKLHQAYDLLILTAAEPKTVVEKWNWLQKHMPYITPEQFITCKRKNLINFDLLIDDGAHNLIPAMNDGKKVICIPHPWNVNEREQHQFPLMTSWKGAKAYVDRLLETEHEESKLDPVKK; translated from the coding sequence AAGAAACCAATTATTGCAGTAGATATGGATGATACCATATGCCATCTGGTCAAGCGAGCCATCTATCATAACAACATTAACTTCCCAACCCATCCGTTGAGATATGAGGATATGATTCATTGGGACACATCCCATATGCGCCATCCGGAATGTACACATGATGTATTTTACGGTCGACCCGGGCTGTTTGAGGAGCTGGAGATATATGATGAATATGTTGTGGAAGAGGTGGAGAAGCTCCATCAGGCCTATGATCTGCTGATTCTGACGGCGGCTGAGCCCAAAACGGTTGTTGAGAAGTGGAATTGGCTCCAAAAGCATATGCCTTACATAACGCCAGAGCAGTTTATAACTTGTAAACGGAAGAACTTGATTAACTTCGATCTGTTAATTGATGATGGAGCACATAATCTGATACCCGCGATGAATGACGGAAAAAAAGTCATCTGTATTCCTCATCCATGGAATGTAAACGAGCGGGAGCAGCATCAGTTTCCGTTGATGACCTCATGGAAAGGTGCAAAGGCTTATGTGGATCGTCTGCTTGAAACAGAACATGAAGAAAGCAAATTAGATCCTGTAAAGAAATAA
- a CDS encoding AraC family transcriptional regulator, whose translation MNPTVQLFKSESFFQNNLKLFVNRCSEDFVVPFHAHEFVEYSYVAEGKGFHHIGEDIIPVQKGMLFVIPVGVPHVFRPATANVSEHPLIIYNCLFNSELIHTLSIIIQEAEIRNHLTDLEKNHVPYVSITDYSQRIEELMVKLYRESAVPGIGSSTILYTLVSQLVVTTYRQIHQASCNEKENGVEMEHILHYLDQHVHERIRLSELVNLSGWSKRHIGRMFVTHTGRTFGAYLQHLRIQKSCELLKNSQHKVSFIAELVGYRDVDSFYAVFKRITGETPQGYRRNFRAEALN comes from the coding sequence ATGAATCCAACCGTACAACTGTTCAAGAGCGAATCCTTTTTCCAGAATAATCTGAAGCTGTTCGTGAACCGATGTTCCGAGGATTTTGTGGTTCCCTTTCACGCACACGAATTTGTTGAGTATAGTTATGTGGCGGAGGGAAAGGGCTTTCATCACATCGGTGAAGATATTATTCCAGTACAAAAAGGCATGTTATTTGTCATTCCGGTTGGTGTTCCTCATGTATTCCGTCCGGCTACAGCGAATGTGTCAGAGCATCCACTCATTATCTATAACTGTCTGTTCAATTCCGAACTGATCCACACCCTGTCCATAATTATTCAGGAGGCGGAGATTCGAAACCATCTGACCGACCTGGAAAAGAATCATGTTCCTTATGTATCCATCACAGATTACAGCCAGCGGATAGAAGAATTAATGGTAAAGCTGTATCGCGAATCTGCTGTTCCGGGAATTGGCTCTTCCACGATCCTGTACACGCTTGTTAGCCAACTCGTCGTAACAACATACAGACAGATTCATCAAGCCAGCTGCAATGAGAAGGAAAATGGGGTTGAGATGGAGCACATCCTCCATTACCTCGACCAGCATGTTCACGAACGAATCCGACTAAGCGAACTGGTGAACCTTTCTGGTTGGAGCAAGAGACATATTGGACGTATGTTTGTAACCCACACCGGACGGACGTTCGGTGCCTATCTGCAACATTTGCGCATACAAAAAAGCTGTGAATTGCTGAAGAATTCACAACATAAAGTCAGTTTCATTGCTGAACTTGTAGGTTACCGGGATGTAGATTCATTTTACGCGGTCTTCAAACGAATTACGGGAGAAACCCCGCAGGGCTATCGAAGGAACTTCAGAGCGGAAGCATTGAATTAA
- a CDS encoding alpha-L-rhamnosidase gives MLTVNHLRCEYRINPIGIDITSPRISWHVQSDRRNCVQSAYQIQLSRTEDFAQIEWDSSKKSSDQSVHVELDQWVPEARTRYYYRIRAWDRAGDESNWSETAYFETGFMGSEDAWQAEWITVDPSSRQDESCPRLRTLFELKKPVVSARIYVTALGLYELHLNNQRVGEAYFTPGWTSYGKRLQYQVYDVTDQLQNGQNILGAYLGDGWYKGHLGWDKGQKIYGTDYALLLELHVHYEDGSEERIVSDKDWESSHTAICMSDIYMGETYDARLESEWTDSCSAVWSPVRVLDYTKEIIVAQENVAVTQVQSLKPIGLLTTPLGERVLDMGQNMVGWVRFSVQGESGHTVELRHAEILDHAGNFYTENLRSATQCIRYTLRGSGVETYEPHFTFQGFRYVKLIGFPDHVNLEDFTGVVLHSDMERTGNFKTSSPLVNQLHHNILWGQKGNFVDVPTDCPQRDERLGWTGDAQMFIRTSSYLMNTAPFFTKWLRDLQADQGEDGGIPFFVPDLRNSTSEGWGDTSHSSAAWGDAAVICPWTIYEMYGDVRLLAEQYDSMKRWINYIHAQGENPYLWNTGFHFGDWLGLDSKPDSYIGATDKDFVATAFYAYSVSLTRKAAEVLGKKEDAVYYENLHDNIVAAFQDEFVTPAGKLAVPTQTAHVLALHFDLLDDAARKRTMDQLGKLVADAGNHLTTGFVGTPYLNPVLSDTGHHDLAYTLLFQEDYPSWLYQVTKGATTVWEHWDGIREDGSLWSADMNSFNHYAYGAIGEWLYRYVAGINTDEQQPGFRIVHIEPKPGPGLEWVEASFESMYGTVTSNWYRREHNEMEVRVTIPANTTGTVLLPGADVETVLENGKALAQVPDIHDIQTQGTDVRITLGSGSYQFTYKMLGADQEVQTQQVESV, from the coding sequence ATGTTGACCGTAAATCATCTGCGTTGTGAGTATAGAATAAATCCGATTGGAATAGACATCACGTCGCCGAGGATAAGCTGGCATGTGCAATCCGATCGCAGAAATTGTGTGCAGTCCGCTTATCAAATTCAGCTGTCACGGACGGAAGATTTTGCTCAGATCGAATGGGATTCCAGCAAAAAGAGCTCGGATCAGTCCGTTCATGTTGAACTGGATCAGTGGGTGCCCGAAGCACGAACCCGCTACTATTATCGTATTCGTGCATGGGATCGCGCAGGAGATGAATCGAACTGGTCGGAGACCGCCTATTTCGAGACGGGGTTCATGGGCAGTGAAGATGCCTGGCAGGCGGAGTGGATCACTGTCGATCCTTCCTCTAGGCAGGATGAGTCTTGCCCACGACTGCGTACCTTGTTTGAACTGAAAAAGCCTGTCGTGTCGGCAAGAATATATGTGACTGCACTTGGATTGTACGAACTTCATCTGAATAATCAGCGAGTGGGCGAAGCATACTTCACCCCGGGCTGGACCAGTTATGGTAAGCGGTTGCAATATCAAGTTTATGATGTTACCGATCAGCTTCAGAATGGACAGAACATACTCGGTGCTTATCTGGGAGATGGCTGGTACAAAGGTCATTTGGGATGGGATAAGGGACAGAAAATCTATGGAACGGACTATGCGTTGCTGCTGGAACTTCATGTTCATTATGAAGATGGTTCGGAAGAACGTATTGTGTCGGATAAAGACTGGGAGAGTTCGCACACTGCTATCTGTATGTCGGATATCTATATGGGAGAAACGTACGATGCACGACTGGAGTCTGAGTGGACTGATTCATGCTCAGCAGTATGGTCACCCGTACGTGTGCTTGATTATACAAAAGAGATTATTGTTGCTCAGGAGAATGTTGCGGTAACGCAAGTACAATCGCTGAAGCCGATTGGTTTGCTTACAACTCCACTGGGAGAGCGTGTGCTGGACATGGGACAGAATATGGTCGGCTGGGTAAGATTCAGCGTTCAGGGTGAGTCGGGTCATACAGTTGAATTACGACATGCCGAGATTTTGGATCATGCGGGTAATTTTTATACGGAAAATCTCCGCAGTGCCACCCAGTGTATTCGTTATACGTTAAGAGGCAGCGGTGTAGAGACGTATGAGCCGCATTTTACGTTTCAGGGATTCCGTTATGTGAAACTCATCGGGTTCCCGGATCACGTCAACCTGGAGGATTTCACAGGAGTTGTACTACATTCCGATATGGAGCGTACAGGTAACTTCAAGACCTCAAGTCCGCTTGTAAATCAGCTTCATCACAATATATTGTGGGGACAAAAAGGGAATTTCGTTGACGTACCGACAGACTGCCCGCAGCGTGATGAGCGGCTGGGCTGGACGGGAGACGCTCAGATGTTTATACGAACCTCTTCATACCTGATGAACACGGCGCCTTTTTTTACCAAATGGCTAAGGGATCTGCAGGCGGATCAGGGCGAGGATGGAGGTATTCCTTTCTTTGTTCCTGATCTGAGGAATTCAACGTCAGAGGGATGGGGAGATACCAGTCATTCTTCAGCCGCCTGGGGGGATGCTGCTGTCATCTGTCCATGGACGATTTACGAGATGTATGGGGATGTCAGGCTGTTGGCTGAGCAATATGACAGCATGAAGCGCTGGATTAATTACATCCATGCTCAGGGTGAGAATCCTTACCTGTGGAATACAGGCTTCCATTTCGGGGATTGGCTCGGGCTGGATTCCAAGCCAGACAGCTATATTGGAGCTACAGACAAGGATTTTGTAGCGACAGCATTTTATGCCTACTCTGTTTCTCTAACACGGAAAGCGGCTGAGGTGTTGGGGAAGAAGGAAGATGCAGTGTATTATGAAAATCTGCATGACAACATTGTTGCTGCTTTTCAAGATGAATTTGTGACACCTGCCGGTAAACTTGCTGTCCCCACACAGACTGCGCATGTGCTTGCTTTGCATTTTGATCTATTGGATGATGCAGCTCGGAAACGTACCATGGATCAGTTGGGAAAACTGGTTGCGGACGCAGGAAACCACTTGACCACCGGATTTGTTGGAACACCTTATCTGAATCCGGTACTGAGTGATACGGGACACCATGATCTGGCCTATACACTACTCTTTCAGGAAGACTATCCATCCTGGTTGTATCAAGTAACAAAAGGTGCGACTACGGTTTGGGAGCATTGGGACGGAATCCGGGAGGACGGCAGTCTGTGGAGCGCAGACATGAATTCATTCAACCATTATGCTTACGGCGCCATAGGAGAATGGTTATATCGTTATGTTGCGGGAATCAATACGGATGAGCAACAGCCCGGTTTCCGTATCGTGCATATCGAGCCCAAACCAGGACCTGGACTGGAGTGGGTAGAAGCAAGTTTCGAGAGCATGTACGGAACGGTCACATCAAACTGGTATCGTCGTGAACATAACGAGATGGAGGTTCGTGTGACCATTCCGGCCAATACGACAGGCACGGTCCTTCTTCCTGGAGCAGATGTGGAGACAGTCCTGGAGAACGGAAAAGCTTTGGCCCAAGTACCGGATATTCATGACATTCAAACGCAGGGAACGGATGTGCGAATTACTCTGGGATCAGGAAGCTATCAATTCACATATAAGATGCTTGGAGCGGATCAGGAAGTGCAAACACAACAGGTGGAATCAGTTTAA